One genomic region from Arthrobacter sp. YN encodes:
- a CDS encoding sugar ABC transporter ATP-binding protein translates to MIKTPGRAPAIVEARNLVKLFPGVVALSGMNFELHAGEVHCVCGENGAGKSTLIKTLSGFYTPDEGGVYVDGELMPSSTAASKAAGIATIYQEHNLVPDLSVAENVLLGNWGGRNGILSRREIRKRARKALDQVAPHLNLDTPAMALSTVDGQMVEIARAIAQDARVIIMDEPTTALTEQDVEKLYKLVNELRGKGLAIMYVSHKLEEVFTLADRITVIREGKTVASSVPAGELDARSVVQLMVGRDVDLYEHIPRKRGELVLEARGLSRAGAFEDVNVRLHAGEIVGLAGLVGAGRTEVARCIYGADKTDAGTVEINGRKLRLHGASDGIAAGIALVPEERKLQAIIPMLSIRENTTLTLLKQISKWGVLQRGHEKKMVGEYIKELDVRTPSAETPIQSLSGGNQQKVIIARCLASNPKVLILDEPTKGIDIGAKAEIHRLIEQLARSGVAVLVISSELPELLELSDRVMVMRSGRVVAELDKAQATKENVIAYAAA, encoded by the coding sequence GTGATTAAGACGCCCGGACGTGCTCCAGCAATCGTTGAAGCACGTAATCTCGTAAAACTGTTTCCGGGCGTCGTCGCCCTCTCCGGCATGAACTTCGAACTTCATGCCGGAGAGGTGCACTGCGTCTGTGGTGAGAACGGAGCCGGTAAATCGACGCTGATTAAGACGCTCAGCGGGTTTTACACTCCCGACGAAGGGGGCGTGTACGTGGACGGCGAACTCATGCCCTCCAGTACAGCGGCCTCCAAAGCCGCCGGGATTGCAACCATCTACCAGGAGCACAACCTGGTCCCGGACCTGTCCGTAGCCGAAAATGTACTGCTGGGAAACTGGGGTGGACGCAACGGCATCCTCTCTCGCCGCGAGATCCGCAAGCGGGCAAGGAAGGCACTCGACCAGGTCGCACCGCACCTCAACCTCGACACTCCTGCGATGGCGCTCTCAACGGTGGACGGCCAGATGGTGGAAATCGCGCGCGCCATAGCCCAGGACGCAAGGGTGATCATCATGGATGAGCCAACCACCGCCCTGACCGAGCAGGACGTTGAGAAGCTGTACAAGCTCGTCAACGAGCTTCGGGGCAAGGGCTTGGCGATCATGTACGTTTCGCACAAACTGGAGGAAGTCTTCACCCTGGCCGACCGGATAACCGTCATCCGCGAAGGCAAGACCGTGGCCTCATCCGTCCCCGCGGGTGAGCTCGATGCCCGATCCGTCGTGCAGCTGATGGTGGGCCGGGACGTGGACCTTTACGAGCATATTCCCCGCAAACGCGGTGAACTGGTTCTTGAGGCCCGGGGTCTAAGTCGTGCCGGAGCGTTTGAGGACGTGAATGTTCGACTGCACGCAGGGGAAATCGTTGGACTGGCAGGACTCGTCGGCGCAGGCCGGACAGAGGTCGCCCGGTGCATCTACGGGGCAGACAAAACAGACGCAGGAACCGTAGAGATCAACGGCCGGAAACTACGCCTCCATGGTGCCTCTGACGGCATCGCCGCCGGCATTGCCCTCGTCCCGGAGGAGCGAAAGCTGCAGGCCATCATCCCCATGTTGTCCATCCGCGAAAACACCACCCTGACTCTCCTGAAACAGATCAGCAAGTGGGGCGTGCTGCAGAGGGGCCATGAAAAGAAGATGGTGGGCGAATATATCAAGGAACTTGATGTCAGGACTCCGTCTGCGGAGACGCCGATACAGTCCCTGTCCGGCGGCAACCAGCAAAAGGTCATCATTGCACGCTGTCTGGCGAGCAATCCCAAGGTTCTCATCCTGGACGAGCCAACAAAGGGCATCGACATCGGCGCGAAGGCCGAGATCCATCGCCTGATCGAGCAACTGGCCCGCAGTGGCGTAGCCGTACTCGTCATTTCCAGCGAACTCCCCGAACTGCTGGAGCTTTCCGACAGAGTGATGGTCATGCGGTCAGGCCGGGTAGTGGCCGAACTGGATAAGGCACAAGCAACCAAAGAAAACGTCATCGCTTATGCCGCGGCGTAA
- a CDS encoding sugar phosphate isomerase/epimerase family protein yields MPDQQTRPFTLFTGQWADLPFEEVARLASGWGYDGLEIAVSGDHLDAWRWDEPGYVESKLAVLEKYNLKVWAISNHLKGQAVCDDPIDFRHEAIVGSRVWGDGEPEGVRQRAAEEMKHTARLAKALGVDTVVGFTGSSIWQYVAMFPPVPEKVIDAGYQDFADRWNPILDVFDENGVRFAHEVHPSEIAYDYWTTVRTLEAIGHREAFGLNWDPSHFMWQGIDPVSFIWDFKDRIYHVDCKDTKLRPTGRNTVMGSHLPWGDPRRGWDFVSAGRGDVPWESSFRALTAIGYDGPISVEWEDAGMDRLHGAPEALAALKKFDFPASQTSFDAAFSSKD; encoded by the coding sequence ATGCCCGATCAACAGACCCGCCCGTTCACCTTGTTCACCGGCCAGTGGGCCGACCTCCCCTTCGAGGAAGTCGCTCGCCTTGCTTCCGGCTGGGGCTACGACGGCCTGGAAATCGCCGTCTCCGGAGACCACCTGGATGCCTGGCGCTGGGACGAACCCGGCTATGTCGAGTCCAAACTCGCTGTGTTGGAGAAGTACAACCTCAAGGTCTGGGCCATCTCCAACCACCTCAAAGGCCAAGCCGTCTGCGATGACCCCATCGACTTCCGCCACGAAGCCATCGTCGGCTCACGCGTCTGGGGCGACGGGGAACCCGAAGGCGTCCGCCAGCGAGCCGCCGAAGAAATGAAACACACCGCCCGCCTCGCCAAGGCCCTCGGCGTGGACACCGTCGTCGGTTTCACCGGTTCTTCCATCTGGCAGTACGTGGCCATGTTCCCGCCTGTCCCGGAGAAGGTTATCGACGCCGGGTACCAGGACTTCGCCGACCGGTGGAACCCCATCCTGGACGTCTTCGACGAAAACGGGGTCCGCTTCGCCCACGAGGTCCACCCCTCCGAGATCGCCTACGACTACTGGACCACCGTCCGGACCCTCGAAGCGATTGGCCACCGCGAAGCGTTCGGCCTGAACTGGGACCCCTCGCACTTCATGTGGCAGGGCATCGACCCCGTGTCCTTCATTTGGGACTTCAAGGACCGGATTTACCACGTGGACTGCAAGGACACCAAGCTCCGCCCCACCGGGCGGAACACCGTGATGGGCTCGCACTTGCCGTGGGGAGATCCCCGCCGCGGCTGGGACTTCGTGTCCGCTGGACGCGGCGACGTGCCCTGGGAATCATCTTTCCGGGCCCTCACCGCAATCGGCTACGACGGACCCATCTCCGTGGAATGGGAAGACGCCGGCATGGACCGCCTCCACGGCGCCCCCGAAGCCCTCGCCGCCCTGAAGAAGTTCGACTTCCCGGCCTCCCAAACCAGCTTCGACGCAGCCTTCAGCAGCAAAGACTAG